Proteins from a genomic interval of Candidatus Omnitrophota bacterium:
- a CDS encoding CusA/CzcA family heavy metal efflux RND transporter, which yields MDNNMTSPRQGPIGRVIEASARNKFLIFLFVAAAIAAAVWSVKNIPLDAIPDLSDTQVIVYSRWDRSPDIIEDQVTYPIVSALLGTPKVKAIRGFSDFGYSYVYVIFKDGTDLYWARSRVQEYLSKIIPSLPQGVKTEMGPDATGVGWVLQYALVDTSGKHSLQEMRSFQDWYLRYYLQSVPGVSEVASLGGFVKQYQITVDPNKLSSYKIPISRVIEAVRAGNQESGGRLVEMTGAEYMIRGHGYAKSVDDLGQIAVGVGPNGVPILVKNIAHVSLGPNIRRGVLDLNGQGDVVGGTIVMRHGENALKVIEAVKARMKEIAPSLPTGVKIEITYDRSDLILRAISHLKRQLTEEMIIVSLVILVFLWHFPSAFIPIVTIPIAVLLSFIPLFMMKLTSNIMSLAGIAISMGVLVDGAIVQMENVYKRLEEWQRDGRHGDAGPVILNALKEVAPSVFFSLLVIAVSFLPIFTLVDQEGRLFSPLAWSKTFVMAIAAVLVVTLNPAARMLFSTGKGNYYPEEKHPVSRWLFRIYEPACRFVLKHAKATIIAAVLLVLTTIPVFLKLGSEFMPPLWEGDVLYMPTTMPGISIAEAQELLQKQDRILKSFPEVEKVFGKAGRMESSTDPAPLSMVETVVTLKPEGQWRMVKGRRITHEQLIDEMDKALKIPGTVNAWTMPIKNRIDMLSTGVRTPVGIKVLGSDLAVIEKIGTRLETILKGVPGTRSVFAERAAGGYFLDFDLKRDQLARYGLSVADAQEAITSAIGGENVTTTVEGRERYGVNVRYPRELRDNAEKLKRVLVATPSGAQILLSQVADIVTRSGPAMIRDENGMLAGYVYVDVAGVDIGSYVERAKKEVAAQLQYPQGYGLIWSGQYENMLRVRERLKVVLPLTLLIIAVLLFMNTRSWIKTGIVLLAVPFSLIGAVWLLWILGYNLSIAVWVGMIALMGLDAETGVLMLLFLDIAYQDAVKAKRMNDQNDLKEAIVHGAVRRVRPKMMTVMAALLGLLPIMWSHGAGADVMSRIAAPMIGGLITSFLLELLVYPAIFHLWKQRTFNPSIIKEAV from the coding sequence ATGGACAATAACATGACATCTCCCCGGCAAGGACCGATCGGCAGGGTCATTGAGGCCTCGGCCCGCAATAAATTCCTGATCTTTTTGTTCGTGGCCGCGGCCATTGCGGCGGCGGTGTGGTCGGTCAAAAATATTCCCCTTGATGCCATTCCTGATCTGTCCGACACCCAGGTCATTGTTTATTCGCGCTGGGACCGCAGCCCGGACATTATAGAAGACCAGGTGACCTATCCCATCGTGTCCGCGCTGTTGGGAACCCCCAAGGTCAAGGCCATCCGCGGTTTTTCCGATTTCGGGTATTCGTATGTCTATGTGATCTTTAAGGACGGGACAGACCTGTATTGGGCCCGCAGCCGCGTGCAGGAATATCTCTCCAAGATCATTCCTTCCTTGCCGCAGGGCGTCAAAACCGAAATGGGTCCGGACGCGACAGGCGTGGGCTGGGTCCTGCAATACGCGCTCGTGGATACGAGCGGCAAGCACAGTTTGCAGGAAATGCGCAGTTTCCAGGACTGGTATTTGCGTTATTATTTGCAAAGCGTGCCCGGGGTTTCGGAAGTGGCTTCCCTGGGGGGCTTTGTCAAACAGTATCAGATCACGGTTGACCCGAATAAATTGTCGTCTTACAAAATCCCCATCAGCAGGGTGATCGAAGCAGTGCGCGCCGGCAATCAGGAAAGCGGCGGGCGTCTGGTGGAAATGACCGGCGCGGAATACATGATCCGCGGCCACGGTTACGCCAAATCCGTTGATGATCTGGGACAGATCGCCGTGGGAGTTGGCCCGAACGGCGTTCCCATTCTGGTCAAGAATATCGCCCACGTGTCTTTGGGGCCCAACATCCGCCGGGGTGTGCTGGACCTAAATGGTCAGGGGGATGTGGTCGGCGGCACCATTGTCATGCGTCATGGCGAGAACGCTTTGAAGGTCATTGAAGCGGTCAAGGCCAGAATGAAGGAGATCGCCCCGTCATTGCCCACAGGGGTGAAGATCGAGATCACCTATGACCGTTCGGACCTGATCTTGAGGGCTATCAGCCATTTGAAGCGCCAGTTGACGGAGGAAATGATCATCGTCAGTTTGGTCATTCTGGTGTTCTTATGGCATTTTCCGTCGGCGTTCATCCCCATCGTCACCATCCCCATCGCGGTGTTATTGTCTTTTATCCCCTTATTCATGATGAAATTGACGTCCAACATCATGTCCCTGGCCGGCATCGCCATTTCCATGGGGGTGCTGGTGGACGGGGCCATCGTGCAGATGGAGAACGTGTATAAACGTCTGGAAGAATGGCAGAGGGACGGGCGTCATGGGGACGCGGGCCCGGTCATCCTCAACGCGCTCAAAGAAGTCGCCCCGTCAGTATTTTTTTCTCTGCTGGTCATCGCGGTCTCTTTCCTGCCGATCTTTACACTGGTGGACCAGGAGGGACGTTTGTTTTCGCCTTTGGCCTGGTCCAAGACCTTTGTCATGGCCATTGCCGCCGTGCTGGTGGTCACCTTGAACCCGGCGGCGCGCATGCTGTTCTCAACCGGGAAAGGGAACTATTATCCCGAGGAAAAACATCCGGTCAGCCGTTGGCTTTTTCGCATCTATGAGCCGGCCTGCCGTTTTGTGCTCAAGCATGCCAAGGCAACGATCATCGCGGCGGTTTTGCTGGTATTGACCACCATCCCGGTGTTCTTGAAATTGGGCTCGGAGTTCATGCCGCCGTTGTGGGAGGGTGATGTTTTGTATATGCCCACCACCATGCCCGGCATTTCCATTGCCGAAGCGCAGGAGCTTCTGCAAAAACAGGACCGTATCCTGAAAAGTTTTCCCGAGGTGGAGAAGGTGTTCGGCAAGGCCGGACGCATGGAAAGTTCAACGGATCCCGCGCCCTTGTCCATGGTGGAAACCGTGGTGACGCTCAAACCCGAGGGCCAATGGCGCATGGTCAAGGGGCGGCGCATCACGCATGAGCAGTTGATCGATGAAATGGACAAGGCCCTGAAGATCCCCGGCACCGTCAATGCCTGGACCATGCCCATCAAGAACCGCATTGATATGCTTTCCACCGGCGTGCGCACGCCCGTGGGGATCAAGGTCCTGGGGTCGGACCTGGCGGTCATCGAGAAGATCGGGACGCGCCTGGAAACGATCCTCAAAGGTGTGCCGGGCACGCGCAGTGTCTTTGCCGAACGCGCCGCCGGCGGATATTTCCTGGACTTTGACCTGAAGCGCGACCAGCTGGCCCGTTATGGCCTGTCGGTCGCGGACGCGCAGGAAGCCATCACTTCGGCCATCGGCGGCGAGAATGTCACGACGACCGTTGAGGGCCGCGAACGCTACGGGGTCAATGTGCGTTATCCGCGCGAATTGCGTGATAACGCCGAAAAACTCAAGCGCGTTCTTGTCGCCACCCCATCAGGGGCCCAGATCCTTTTGTCCCAGGTGGCGGACATCGTGACCCGTTCGGGGCCGGCCATGATCCGCGATGAGAACGGCATGCTGGCCGGTTACGTGTACGTGGACGTGGCGGGAGTGGACATCGGCTCCTACGTCGAGCGCGCCAAAAAAGAAGTCGCCGCCCAGCTGCAATACCCGCAAGGGTATGGCCTCATTTGGAGCGGTCAGTATGAGAACATGCTGCGCGTGCGCGAACGGCTCAAGGTCGTTTTACCGTTGACACTTTTGATCATTGCTGTTCTATTATTTATGAACACAAGGTCATGGATCAAAACAGGCATTGTGCTGTTGGCCGTTCCGTTCTCATTGATCGGCGCGGTATGGCTGTTGTGGATCCTGGGATACAATCTGTCCATTGCCGTGTGGGTGGGCATGATCGCGCTCATGGGGCTCGATGCCGAGACCGGCGTTTTGATGTTGTTATTCTTGGACATTGCTTATCAGGACGCGGTCAAGGCGAAACGCATGAACGATCAAAATGACCTGAAAGAAGCGATCGTGCACGGGGCCGTGCGCCGGGTACGTCCCAAAATGATGACGGTCATGGCCGCGCTGTTGGGGTTATTGCCCATCATGTGGTCGCACGGCGCCGGGGCGGATGTGATGAGCCGCATCGCCGCGCCCATGATCGGAGGATTAATAACCTCATTTTTGCTGGAACTGCTGGTCTATCCGGCGATCTTTCATTTGTGGAAACAGAGAACGTTCAATCCATCAATCATCAAGGAGGCAGTATGA
- a CDS encoding TRASH domain-containing protein → MKKVLTIGAIFLGASLVYANAQIPADAKAEPASDAAVIAVPVAAPVEVGNKICPVSGEKIVKSTDMGEPVQIEHNGKIYGLCCPMCIKDFKKDPDKYAAIADKEVSEKEDF, encoded by the coding sequence ATGAAAAAAGTATTAACAATAGGAGCGATTTTTCTAGGCGCGTCCCTGGTTTACGCCAACGCACAAATACCGGCGGATGCCAAGGCCGAACCGGCCTCTGATGCGGCTGTCATTGCCGTGCCCGTTGCCGCGCCGGTCGAGGTCGGCAATAAAATTTGCCCGGTCAGCGGTGAAAAGATCGTCAAGAGCACGGACATGGGTGAGCCCGTGCAGATAGAGCATAACGGCAAGATCTATGGTTTGTGCTGTCCGATGTGCATCAAGGATTTCAAAAAGGACCCGGACAAATACGCGGCCATTGCTGATAAAGAGGTGAGTGAAAAAGAAGATTTTTAA
- a CDS encoding heavy metal-binding domain-containing protein, producing MSNTSKIIISILILAAAGGGWLLLQGYKAAPSQAAAKEIWYCPMHPHYTSDRPGDCPICGMKLVKKEGHPNAQHALQEHISGPENRLADHAPVALDARQEQLTGVKTVAVRKQALMRTIRVPGYVSTNHDLYALQNEYVQAYINYITVYRDYRRFEHTRRNWETHRGLQVKIHEAEDKLLRLGFSRDQIGKLRKVSWKTLWDQPELLLFKDGASYWVVAQIFEPDRGFVEAGQEVQVEIPAYAEKITGVIRTVGGIFDPQTRTVNAIIELTGYRGELEGNMLVNVTIPVDLNEFLIVPSTAVMDTGLRKIVYVESKPGIFEPREIQTGPLGDNGWAVKSGLAEGEQVAAEGNFLLDSESRLRAVLSDDTAGQGEHIHGQ from the coding sequence ATGTCTAATACATCAAAAATCATCATCAGTATCCTGATCCTGGCCGCGGCCGGGGGTGGATGGCTTTTGCTTCAAGGGTACAAGGCGGCCCCTTCCCAAGCCGCAGCCAAAGAAATTTGGTATTGCCCCATGCACCCGCATTACACCAGCGACCGTCCGGGCGATTGCCCCATCTGCGGGATGAAACTGGTCAAGAAAGAGGGGCACCCCAACGCCCAACACGCACTGCAGGAACATATTTCAGGTCCTGAAAATCGTTTGGCCGATCATGCGCCGGTGGCGCTGGACGCGCGCCAGGAGCAGTTGACGGGGGTCAAGACGGTTGCTGTGCGCAAGCAAGCCCTGATGAGAACGATCAGGGTCCCGGGGTATGTGTCCACCAACCATGATCTGTATGCACTGCAGAATGAATACGTGCAGGCCTATATCAACTATATTACGGTTTACCGGGATTACCGCCGTTTTGAGCATACGCGGCGCAACTGGGAAACGCACCGGGGCCTTCAGGTCAAAATACATGAAGCCGAGGACAAATTATTGCGTCTGGGGTTCAGCCGTGATCAGATCGGGAAATTAAGGAAGGTTTCCTGGAAAACATTGTGGGACCAGCCGGAATTGCTGTTGTTCAAGGACGGGGCCAGTTATTGGGTCGTGGCGCAGATCTTTGAGCCGGACCGCGGGTTCGTGGAAGCGGGGCAGGAAGTCCAGGTGGAGATCCCTGCTTACGCTGAAAAAATAACAGGCGTGATCCGGACCGTCGGCGGTATTTTTGATCCCCAGACCAGGACGGTCAATGCCATCATAGAACTGACCGGTTATCGCGGCGAGCTGGAAGGCAACATGCTCGTTAATGTGACGATCCCCGTGGATCTCAATGAATTCCTCATCGTTCCGTCAACGGCGGTGATGGATACGGGTTTAAGGAAGATCGTTTACGTTGAAAGCAAGCCCGGCATTTTTGAGCCGCGGGAGATCCAGACAGGGCCGTTGGGGGACAATGGCTGGGCAGTCAAGTCCGGGTTGGCGGAAGGTGAACAGGTGGCAGCGGAGGGCAATTTCCTTCTGGATTCGGAAAGCCGCCTGCGGGCTGTCCTGTCCGACGATACAGCCGGCCAAGGGGAGCATATCCATGGACAATAA